The Acidobacteriota bacterium genome includes the window CTGTGGAGTCTTGTTCTATCCCGCATCCGACGCAGATCTGGTCAAGATGAAGAGCCTTCTTGCGGGACTCGAACTCGGTAGCTAGCTGCTAGACTGGTCCGGTGCCTGAGTCACCCCGAACCGAAGAACGACAACTCGATCCCCGCAGTGTCACGCTGTCCCGTGCGTGGTCGGCGATCTTTGCGGTGATCGTCGGTCTCGGCTTCCTGTTCACGACATCGATGATTACGATCTTCGGGGATTCTCCCCGTATCGTGACGTGGATCGGGTTTGGGGCAGCGTTCTTCGTTCCCAGCTTCATCCTCGTGGTCTGGACGTGGCTCTGGCCACCTCTCCAGTACCGTCACACCCGCTATCGAATGGACCAGGAAGGGATCTGGATCATACGCGGCGTCTGGTTTCGCGGTGAGACCTCGATCCCGATCACCCGCATCCAACACATCGATGTGACCCAGGGCCCGATTGAACGCGCCTTTGGTCTGGGCACTCTGATCATCTACACCGCGGGGACTCAGCACGCGTCGGAATCGCTGGCGGGGCTGTCCCACGAAGAAGCGACGCGTCTCAGAGATACGTTGATTGCGTTCGGAGAGTCGGATGGAGTCTGAGCACCGACTCCACCCGAGCTCGGTGTTCTTCTCCATCGTCGGCGCCCTGCGGTCGTTCGTCGTCCCGGTCATCATCGCGATCGTGGTTGCCCGTAGCTTCGCGTCGTTCTGGCTGATGCTCGCCGTGATTCCCGCGATGATCGC containing:
- a CDS encoding PH domain-containing protein, with translation MPESPRTEERQLDPRSVTLSRAWSAIFAVIVGLGFLFTTSMITIFGDSPRIVTWIGFGAAFFVPSFILVVWTWLWPPLQYRHTRYRMDQEGIWIIRGVWFRGETSIPITRIQHIDVTQGPIERAFGLGTLIIYTAGTQHASESLAGLSHEEATRLRDTLIAFGESDGV